The segment TGCGGACAAGCGAAACGCCTGCCCGCTTGTCCATCACCTCCGGAGCCGCCGTCGCAGTCCCCAAGGAGCACGTGCGGGATGAGCGAAGTCAAAAGACGTCGCGCTGAGCCCTAGGGGAGCTAGCCCATCCCCCGCCGGCCGTCCGCCAAAGCGGACGAAAGCCGGCCGGCGGGGGATGGGCTAGCGGACCTTGGGCTGAGGCAGCTTTTGACTTTGCGCCCGCACGTGCGACGCCGGGAGACTGCGATGGCGGCGTAGGAGGGGATGGATAAGCCTGCGCGCGCCCACACGCGGAGCCGGACGTCCTCGTCCGGCGGAGCCCCTTCCCCCTTCCCTCATGCGTTCGTGACCCGAATGGGCGAAGACAGACCGCAGGGCTGGCTTCGTGAGCTTAGGTCGGGGTCGGCCGCATGGCCGGCGCCGGCCTTAGCGAATAGAGCGCGGTCCCGGCCGGCGCAGCCGGGCGGGAGAGGCCATCCCTCTCCCTTACCCGCGCTTGCCAGACCAGATGCCGCGAACCATGTTGTATTCGAATGGTTGGAGACCGGGCCATGCCAACGCAAAACGAACCGCCTGCCAGGCGTGAGGCCACTGGCATGACGACGAAGGGCCGCGCTTCCCTGCGGGCGACCATCCGTCATGTGCAAACCCGCAACGCGGATGTCGATCTGGATGAGCTCCAAAGCCTCATCGATGAGGAAGTGGCTCAAGCGCGCACATCGTTCTGGACACAGACCCGCAAATAACCGGAGGCACGTGGACATCGGTCAAGCGGCTCCTTGCCAAGCCGGGCACACTGTCCCATATTATGTCCACAAATCGTCCGAGCAATGGGACATGCCAACTGCCCCCGGAACCACTGCCAAGCGTAAGGCGACCGGCATCATGACCAAGGCCCGCACTCGCGCCGCGAAAGCGCCGCCTCAAGCAATGGCGGCCGGTGCGGCTTTCGTAACCCACTTCATCGACAAGAGCGGCATCGTCGATGTCGACCAGGTCGCCGATACGTTCCGCATGACGAAGAACCAGTTGGCCGAGACAGTTGGCCTCGGCGTCGCCACCATGAGCAAGGCCGAGCGGCGGACCGCACCCCGGACGCAGTCCCGCGTTCGCGAGATGCTCGAGATCCTCTCGCGCATTCGCGAATGGGCTGGCGGCGA is part of the Novosphingobium sp. G106 genome and harbors:
- a CDS encoding MbcA/ParS/Xre antitoxin family protein; this translates as MPTAPGTTAKRKATGIMTKARTRAAKAPPQAMAAGAAFVTHFIDKSGIVDVDQVADTFRMTKNQLAETVGLGVATMSKAERRTAPRTQSRVREMLEILSRIREWAGGETQAMAWYRAQPIPALDGRTPEALVKAGEAGAVRDYLDHLALGGFA